In Lactococcus paracarnosus, a genomic segment contains:
- a CDS encoding PHP domain-containing protein, whose protein sequence is MPLYYDQHLHTHFSYDSQANFIDYLENSTGYVVTTEHFDVANPVTGQTDAPDYGQYASEIAQLNRDYGNRVLKGIEIGYYQPKEAEIISYLAEKAYDLKLLSVHHNGEFDYLDDYVADMDFDLVFSQYLSELNMAIDRNHLIQADVLAHFDYGIRLFDVSRSDLEKYEPQLLVIFQKMIAADLAFEINAKSTHLYHHLPLYAYALELVLKLGGTLFTLGSDGHKLSHYQLAFDELKPWLKDQGVDQLVTFHDGIREFCDI, encoded by the coding sequence ATGCCGTTATATTATGATCAACATTTACATACGCATTTCTCTTATGATTCACAAGCAAATTTCATCGATTATTTAGAAAATTCGACAGGTTATGTCGTAACGACTGAACACTTTGATGTGGCTAATCCAGTGACAGGTCAAACGGATGCCCCAGATTATGGACAATACGCATCTGAAATCGCCCAACTGAATCGAGACTATGGCAACCGTGTCTTAAAAGGAATCGAAATCGGCTATTATCAGCCGAAAGAGGCTGAAATAATAAGCTACCTAGCAGAGAAAGCATATGATCTTAAGTTACTGTCCGTCCATCATAATGGGGAGTTTGATTATTTGGATGATTATGTTGCCGATATGGATTTTGACCTTGTCTTTAGCCAGTATCTGTCTGAGTTAAATATGGCTATTGACCGTAATCATCTGATTCAAGCAGACGTCCTAGCGCATTTTGATTATGGCATTCGCCTATTTGATGTCAGCCGTTCTGATTTAGAAAAGTATGAACCGCAATTACTCGTTATCTTTCAGAAAATGATAGCTGCAGACCTAGCATTTGAAATTAATGCCAAGTCTACACACTTGTATCATCATCTACCGCTCTATGCCTATGCCTTGGAACTTGTTTTAAAACTGGGTGGCACATTGTTCACGCTAGGATCAGATGGTCATAAACTGTCACATTACCAACTTGCCTTTGATGAGTTGAAGCCATGGTTAAAAGATCAAGGTGTTGACCAATTAGTTACCTTTCATGATGGTATCAGAGAATTTTGTGATATCTGA
- the nox gene encoding H2O-forming NADH oxidase codes for MKTVIIGSNHAGIAAANTLLDNYPGNEVVLIDRNTNLSYLGCGTALWVGRQIDGYEGLFYTNKEDFIKKGAKIFLQSSVTNIDFDGKVVHFEDESGKATTESYDKLVLATGSKPIVPNIPGKDLDGIHFLKLFQEGQAVDHAMSSEDVKTVAVIGAGYIGVEIAEAAKRRGKNVLLFDAMPTSLASYYDPEFTERMDANLEKHGIELHFGELATEYKGDTRVTQLVTDKASYDVDMVINAIGFTANSDLGREHLDTFRNGAYLVDSHQKTSDDSVYAVGDSATIYSNALEATTYIALATNAVRSGIVAGHNIGGTVLDGIGVQGSNGISIFGYNMVSTGLSVAAAAKNNIDVDYTDYEDLQKPGFIKENGAVKIRIVYEKSSRRIVGAQLASTEDISANIHMFSLAIQEHVTIDKLKLLDIFFLPHFNQPYNYITMAALKAK; via the coding sequence ATGAAAACTGTTATTATCGGTTCAAATCACGCAGGGATTGCTGCTGCAAATACTCTTTTAGACAATTACCCGGGTAACGAAGTTGTCTTGATTGACCGCAATACTAACCTTAGCTATCTTGGCTGTGGTACAGCACTTTGGGTTGGCCGTCAAATCGACGGTTACGAAGGGCTCTTCTACACAAACAAAGAAGACTTTATCAAAAAAGGTGCTAAAATCTTTTTACAATCAAGTGTGACTAACATTGACTTTGATGGTAAAGTCGTTCATTTTGAAGATGAATCTGGTAAAGCGACAACAGAAAGCTATGACAAATTAGTTTTAGCGACAGGTAGTAAACCTATCGTGCCAAACATTCCTGGTAAAGACCTTGACGGGATTCATTTCCTAAAACTTTTCCAAGAAGGACAAGCTGTTGACCATGCTATGTCTTCTGAAGATGTTAAAACTGTTGCCGTTATCGGTGCTGGTTACATCGGTGTTGAGATTGCTGAAGCTGCTAAACGTCGTGGTAAAAACGTTCTTTTGTTTGACGCGATGCCAACTTCTCTTGCATCATACTATGATCCTGAATTCACTGAACGTATGGATGCAAACCTTGAAAAACATGGTATTGAACTTCATTTTGGTGAGCTTGCAACTGAATACAAAGGTGATACTCGTGTGACACAACTTGTTACTGATAAAGCTAGCTATGATGTTGATATGGTTATTAATGCGATTGGCTTTACAGCTAATTCTGATCTTGGTCGTGAGCACTTGGACACATTCAGAAATGGTGCTTACCTTGTTGATAGTCATCAAAAAACAAGCGACGACAGTGTATATGCTGTTGGTGACTCAGCAACAATCTACTCAAACGCCCTAGAAGCAACAACTTACATCGCACTTGCAACAAATGCTGTACGTAGCGGTATCGTTGCTGGTCACAATATCGGTGGTACAGTCCTCGATGGTATCGGTGTACAAGGTAGTAATGGTATCTCTATCTTTGGTTACAACATGGTATCAACTGGTTTATCAGTAGCTGCGGCTGCGAAAAATAACATCGACGTTGACTATACTGACTATGAAGACTTACAAAAACCAGGTTTCATCAAAGAAAATGGTGCTGTTAAAATTCGTATCGTCTACGAAAAATCTTCTCGTCGCATTGTTGGTGCACAACTTGCTTCTACAGAAGATATCTCTGCTAATATTCATATGTTCAGCCTTGCAATCCAAGAGCATGTAACAATCGATAAATTGAAATTACTAGATATCTTCTTCTTACCACATTTCAACCAACCTTATAACTACATTACAATGGCTGCTTTAAAAGCTAAATAA
- the treR gene encoding trehalose operon repressor produces MKKYEMILYDLEGKIKNKTVKENELLPSENELVKHYDASRATVRQALKILEERGLIQKQKGRGSVVIASSKLNFPISGLTSYKELQASLGFESSTHVVTFEKLIIDQELANQTLFKLGTEVWHILRTRQIDGKAVVLDRDFIKYDIAPDMTREAVADSLYHYLENQLNIDISFAQKEITIDFINDEDKKRLDLNPLDRHVVSVKSHVFLNDATIFQYTDSRHQVDKFQFTEFARRQKR; encoded by the coding sequence ATGAAAAAATATGAAATGATATTATATGATTTAGAAGGTAAAATAAAAAATAAGACAGTCAAGGAAAATGAACTTCTACCTAGTGAAAATGAATTAGTCAAACACTATGATGCAAGCCGTGCAACTGTTAGACAAGCCTTAAAGATATTAGAAGAAAGAGGCCTAATACAGAAACAAAAGGGCCGAGGATCCGTTGTCATTGCCTCGAGTAAGCTCAACTTTCCCATATCTGGTTTGACGAGTTATAAAGAATTACAAGCATCGCTAGGTTTTGAAAGCAGTACCCATGTTGTGACTTTTGAGAAGCTAATCATCGATCAGGAATTAGCAAATCAAACACTTTTTAAATTAGGGACCGAAGTTTGGCATATTTTACGTACCAGACAGATTGATGGAAAAGCAGTCGTCCTAGATCGTGACTTTATCAAATATGATATCGCCCCTGATATGACGCGTGAAGCTGTCGCTGACTCTCTTTATCACTACTTAGAAAATCAACTTAATATTGACATTTCTTTTGCACAAAAAGAAATCACGATTGATTTTATTAATGATGAAGACAAAAAACGTTTAGATCTGAATCCGCTAGACAGGCATGTCGTCAGCGTTAAAAGTCATGTCTTCTTGAATGATGCAACTATTTTTCAGTATACGGACAGTCGCCATCAGGTTGATAAATTCCAGTTTACTGAATTTGCAAGACGCCAAAAACGTTAA
- a CDS encoding Cof-type HAD-IIB family hydrolase gives MMIQLIASDMDGTLLNSEMEISEANITAIKKAQAAGIEFVVATGRSIEEAKPILDAAKISCRFITSNGAQIFDKNGENNFTLGIDKDKLTQIIPVLREHKIYFELFTNNGGFTENIDSRLASVAHWLKSTSPNLSEAEALATAKSHMTTLPIHQVNNFNEVVENSELKVLKVFAMGQRHDPALALAKQELNNIAGLHVTSSGANNIEVNHIDAHKGASLKKMTDKLGIAMQDVAALGDNFNDVSMLQAAGLSIAMANGEAAVKQIAKQVTVANTQNGVAHAIDNILEKKW, from the coding sequence ATGATGATACAACTGATTGCATCAGACATGGATGGTACCTTGCTAAATAGTGAAATGGAGATTTCTGAAGCCAACATCACAGCTATCAAAAAAGCGCAGGCCGCAGGTATTGAATTTGTTGTGGCAACTGGTCGTTCTATTGAAGAGGCAAAACCAATCTTAGACGCCGCAAAGATTAGTTGTCGATTCATTACGTCAAATGGGGCACAAATTTTTGATAAAAATGGAGAAAATAACTTTACGCTTGGCATAGATAAGGATAAATTAACTCAGATAATACCAGTGTTGCGCGAGCACAAGATTTATTTTGAACTATTTACAAATAATGGGGGCTTTACAGAAAATATTGACAGTAGGCTTGCCAGTGTTGCCCACTGGTTAAAAAGTACGTCACCAAATCTTTCAGAGGCAGAAGCACTAGCAACTGCGAAAAGTCACATGACAACATTGCCAATCCATCAAGTTAATAACTTTAATGAGGTAGTTGAAAATTCAGAGTTAAAAGTACTAAAGGTATTTGCAATGGGACAACGTCATGATCCTGCTTTAGCACTAGCTAAGCAGGAACTCAACAACATTGCTGGTTTGCATGTTACTTCCTCAGGTGCTAATAACATCGAAGTCAATCACATAGATGCACATAAGGGTGCTTCACTTAAGAAAATGACAGATAAGCTAGGTATTGCAATGCAAGATGTTGCAGCCTTAGGGGATAATTTTAATGACGTCAGTATGCTACAAGCAGCAGGTCTTAGCATTGCTATGGCCAATGGTGAAGCAGCAGTTAAGCAAATAGCTAAACAAGTCACAGTAGCAAATACTCAAAATGGTGTTGCCCATGCGATTGATAATATTTTAGAGAAAAAATGGTAA
- a CDS encoding LacI family DNA-binding transcriptional regulator, protein MTKISDVAAKTGYSITTISRAINDHPYVSDKAKKKIFDVMRELDYYPNNVAQQLRGKGTKLIGVIISFVTNPFFTYLVDAIEKAAYQAGYQIVVLQTLEEAEREQKFIEMLKKRQLDGLIMTSLDNDSPEVLKLIESGKIVVCNRYLGDKDIPLIRIDEKKATYEATYYLLAKGYQKIAYISANKKSRIHTDLRFLGYLEALKAFNISVNWDYVFLNRLTISDGRSTLTDILAIGEDKPDALLVISDEVASGILSQCHLLNIKVPETFAIIGFDDQPIAEVLYPGLTTIRQPIQELGEYVAAVMIANIELKASPDAPELKTKLIIRGTA, encoded by the coding sequence ATGACGAAAATAAGTGATGTAGCAGCAAAAACAGGGTACTCTATCACAACCATTTCGAGAGCAATCAATGATCACCCTTATGTATCAGATAAAGCAAAAAAGAAGATCTTTGATGTGATGAGAGAATTAGACTACTATCCTAATAACGTAGCGCAGCAGTTAAGAGGAAAAGGAACAAAACTGATAGGGGTGATTATTTCCTTTGTGACCAACCCTTTTTTTACCTATTTGGTAGATGCGATTGAGAAAGCAGCCTATCAAGCAGGTTATCAAATCGTTGTCTTGCAGACTTTAGAAGAGGCTGAACGGGAACAAAAGTTTATCGAAATGCTAAAAAAACGACAGCTAGACGGCTTGATCATGACCAGTCTTGATAACGATAGTCCAGAAGTATTAAAGTTGATTGAGAGTGGTAAAATCGTTGTATGTAATCGTTATCTTGGTGATAAAGATATTCCACTTATCCGGATTGATGAAAAAAAAGCAACATATGAAGCGACCTACTACTTATTAGCTAAAGGTTATCAAAAAATAGCTTATATATCTGCTAATAAAAAAAGCAGAATCCATACGGATCTTAGGTTTTTAGGCTATTTAGAGGCACTCAAGGCGTTTAACATTTCCGTAAATTGGGATTATGTCTTTCTAAATCGGCTAACAATCAGTGATGGGCGAAGTACCCTAACTGATATTTTAGCGATTGGAGAAGACAAACCGGATGCGCTTTTAGTCATTAGTGATGAGGTAGCATCTGGTATTCTAAGTCAATGCCATCTCTTAAATATTAAAGTACCGGAGACATTTGCCATCATTGGCTTTGATGATCAACCCATTGCTGAAGTATTGTATCCAGGTTTGACAACGATACGTCAACCGATTCAAGAGCTGGGTGAGTATGTCGCGGCAGTGATGATAGCTAATATTGAACTCAAAGCATCACCAGATGCACCAGAGTTAAAAACAAAGTTGATCATTAGGGGTACTGCTTAG
- a CDS encoding ABC transporter substrate-binding protein: protein MKRWQKLGLGLLTVAAVTSLAACGNASSKSGGDDFLYVFNGKGEIADPLKKVVEEYGKENNIKVKTYTLSVGTTNGNEVQTTEFSSKTPPTIFSSGTLTNWGPDSGDYMQDINKLDNAKLKKLADEIPDAQRLTAKKGENFGLPYNIEGYGYQVDKNVLKDLFEGDTDTLVADLKAEPNYEAWQAFVKAVDAYIKDGTVSTVTVNGHPYTLASEKKGLAKELNGVFVESGAEIWTYQNHWVSLPLNAVFKNVSEAYYAKGDEGIKDAKAALKSEIKGLDFEYSYMAGKNGPVKRGPDFIDSATGSYDASLANFVAHKGVFLKQGNWIYPNLLKINKQIIDTMDLVPIKWPVQDSDIKVKGRDAKQFNTTIPAFVPNYFIINKQVSKKQQKIASDFLVWLYTSDRGKKFLKEEAGFIMYNDLKDTTSPNKLNNAIASYVAAGPTLGNPFDGTPGSFNDTIGDVLKKDYMTKANWTEKDYDNYVDKSVKTWVDFKEQSGK from the coding sequence ATGAAGAGATGGCAAAAATTAGGCTTAGGGTTGCTGACAGTTGCGGCTGTAACGTCGCTAGCGGCTTGTGGGAACGCAAGTTCTAAAAGTGGTGGAGATGATTTCTTATATGTCTTCAACGGCAAAGGAGAAATTGCAGATCCTTTGAAAAAAGTAGTTGAAGAGTACGGTAAAGAAAATAATATTAAGGTGAAAACTTATACGCTATCAGTCGGTACAACAAATGGTAACGAAGTACAAACAACTGAATTTAGCTCGAAAACACCACCAACTATTTTCTCATCCGGTACCTTAACGAACTGGGGCCCTGACTCTGGTGATTACATGCAAGATATCAACAAACTTGATAATGCTAAACTTAAGAAACTAGCAGATGAAATTCCTGATGCGCAACGATTGACAGCTAAAAAAGGAGAGAACTTTGGCTTGCCTTATAACATAGAAGGCTATGGCTATCAAGTTGATAAAAATGTTTTGAAAGATTTATTTGAGGGAGATACAGATACTTTAGTTGCAGACTTGAAGGCAGAACCAAATTACGAGGCGTGGCAAGCATTTGTCAAAGCAGTTGATGCTTACATCAAAGATGGTACTGTTTCAACGGTAACTGTTAATGGTCATCCTTATACACTTGCTTCAGAGAAAAAAGGATTAGCTAAAGAATTAAATGGTGTCTTTGTTGAATCTGGTGCAGAAATTTGGACTTATCAAAATCACTGGGTGTCACTTCCTTTGAATGCTGTCTTTAAAAATGTATCTGAAGCCTACTATGCTAAAGGTGATGAAGGCATTAAAGATGCTAAAGCAGCATTGAAATCTGAAATAAAAGGTCTTGACTTTGAATATTCTTATATGGCTGGTAAAAACGGCCCAGTCAAACGTGGTCCTGACTTTATCGATAGTGCAACAGGCAGCTATGATGCGTCACTCGCTAATTTTGTAGCACATAAAGGGGTATTCCTTAAACAAGGTAACTGGATTTATCCAAACTTGTTAAAAATCAATAAACAAATTATTGACACAATGGACTTAGTCCCTATTAAATGGCCAGTACAAGATAGTGATATCAAAGTTAAAGGACGTGATGCCAAACAGTTTAATACAACGATTCCAGCATTCGTACCAAACTATTTTATCATTAACAAACAAGTCAGCAAGAAACAACAAAAAATTGCATCTGACTTCCTAGTTTGGCTTTATACGTCTGATAGAGGCAAAAAATTCCTAAAAGAAGAAGCCGGATTTATCATGTACAATGACTTGAAAGATACAACTTCTCCAAACAAACTCAACAACGCAATTGCGTCTTACGTTGCAGCAGGACCAACACTTGGAAATCCATTTGATGGCACACCTGGCTCATTCAATGATACGATTGGGGATGTCTTGAAAAAAGATTACATGACCAAAGCGAACTGGACTGAAAAAGACTATGATAACTACGTTGATAAATCAGTTAAAACTTGGGTAGACTTTAAGGAACAAAGTGGTAAATAA
- a CDS encoding carbohydrate ABC transporter permease, translated as MSKLYRKWFFPFVLPAVAVFLIVVLVPFIIGIFYSFTGWRGSFFMGANGRTTNPFEAFVGLKNYLAAFKQESFRSAFFFSVKFTVLAIIAVNVVALAQALLVNAIGKAVGIFRATFFLPNLLGGLSLGFIWLFIFNNIFTKVLFGKDGVLPIKFLTYMTDKDPNKLMFAILIMAVWQMSGYMMVIYTTGLANISDDYYEAASIDGANAFQKFFKITVPMLVPSFTIVFFLVLSRCFMLLDQNIALTNNAPQGYRMLAAQVLKVTSDTNGNYGIAQAEAVIFFLVVAAISITQTVILKGKEVEMQ; from the coding sequence ATGTCAAAATTATATAGAAAATGGTTCTTTCCATTTGTTTTGCCAGCTGTTGCCGTTTTCCTAATCGTCGTTTTGGTGCCATTTATCATCGGTATCTTCTATTCGTTTACGGGCTGGCGTGGATCATTTTTCATGGGAGCCAATGGTCGGACGACCAATCCTTTTGAGGCCTTTGTTGGCTTGAAAAACTACCTGGCTGCATTTAAACAAGAGTCATTCCGATCAGCTTTCTTTTTCTCAGTGAAATTCACTGTTCTAGCTATTATTGCAGTCAATGTCGTTGCCTTAGCACAAGCGCTGTTAGTCAATGCTATCGGAAAAGCTGTCGGCATATTCCGCGCGACGTTTTTCCTGCCTAACTTGCTTGGCGGTTTATCACTCGGTTTTATCTGGCTTTTTATCTTTAACAATATCTTCACCAAAGTATTATTTGGCAAAGATGGTGTGCTACCAATTAAGTTCTTGACATATATGACAGATAAAGACCCCAATAAACTGATGTTTGCGATTTTGATCATGGCAGTCTGGCAAATGTCTGGCTACATGATGGTTATCTATACGACTGGATTAGCCAATATCTCAGATGATTATTATGAGGCAGCATCTATAGATGGTGCTAATGCCTTCCAAAAATTCTTCAAGATCACGGTGCCAATGTTAGTACCAAGTTTTACAATCGTTTTCTTCCTTGTTCTGTCTAGATGTTTTATGCTACTCGACCAAAATATTGCCTTGACAAATAATGCACCACAAGGCTATAGGATGTTAGCAGCACAAGTACTAAAAGTAACAAGTGATACAAATGGTAACTATGGTATTGCCCAAGCAGAAGCAGTTATCTTCTTCTTAGTTGTGGCCGCAATTTCAATCACGCAAACTGTTATTTTGAAAGGTAAAGAGGTGGAGATGCAATGA
- a CDS encoding carbohydrate ABC transporter permease, whose translation MNHSVETAGQKLGKVVMFLILLVMGLVTIFPIAFMFMNSFKSQAEIVDSPLALPKEITFKYISHAMTQINLVPSFILTVLITVLAVTFIVLLSSSAAWMMVRVKSKLAMIILLVFTASMLIPFQAVMYPLISMFESVGLKNVPGLIIMYGGFGLAMSTFLYHGFMKSVPVSLEEAAIIDGANVFQVYFKIVMPLVRPTTVTVIILNAMWVWNDYLLPFLVLGDSENKTLTLALYYAKMKDGPYSVPWDLMFPAVLITVIPVIILFIFLQKQIIKGMADGAVK comes from the coding sequence ATGAACCATTCAGTAGAAACAGCGGGTCAAAAATTAGGCAAGGTTGTCATGTTTCTCATCCTTTTAGTGATGGGCTTAGTTACAATCTTTCCGATTGCTTTCATGTTCATGAATTCTTTTAAGTCACAAGCTGAAATTGTGGACTCCCCTTTGGCATTGCCAAAAGAGATTACCTTTAAGTACATCTCACATGCCATGACGCAAATCAATTTGGTTCCGTCATTTATTTTAACCGTCTTAATCACAGTCCTAGCAGTTACCTTTATTGTCTTATTATCATCAAGCGCTGCATGGATGATGGTACGTGTGAAGAGCAAACTTGCTATGATTATCCTCTTGGTTTTCACAGCATCCATGCTCATTCCGTTTCAAGCAGTGATGTATCCCTTGATTTCGATGTTTGAAAGTGTTGGCTTAAAAAATGTCCCAGGTCTTATCATCATGTATGGTGGTTTTGGTCTGGCCATGTCAACCTTTCTCTATCATGGGTTTATGAAGAGTGTCCCAGTATCCTTGGAAGAAGCAGCTATCATAGATGGTGCAAATGTCTTCCAAGTCTACTTTAAAATCGTCATGCCACTCGTGAGACCGACTACGGTAACAGTCATCATCCTGAATGCCATGTGGGTTTGGAATGATTATCTCTTGCCTTTCCTAGTATTAGGGGACTCTGAAAACAAAACCTTAACACTAGCCTTGTATTACGCAAAAATGAAAGATGGCCCCTATTCAGTACCATGGGATCTCATGTTTCCAGCAGTCTTGATCACGGTGATTCCAGTTATCATCTTGTTTATCTTCTTGCAAAAACAAATTATCAAAGGCATGGCAGATGGTGCTGTTAAATAG
- a CDS encoding AraC family transcriptional regulator: MSKYIELVEYDSPINLKMFENENTLASFPHFHKEVEIIYVKKGCVNIAYQNEIIGLNASEIVIFPSGATHSFLSSPDSVRYVYQFDLAIFDEKLLGISQSQLIALFEVSQTCSKFWPKALAQTATDLLDTLFETTRSDSLAVAYLQLGYLMQLMGIFLEELPQGIASKAMLNHSEVKYKEDLVLLNKIFDYIETHFQEDITLETISDLVGFSPYYFTRFFKKHIGQTFIQFLSDYRLDQARYILSQERLPMVDVADKAGFSSVKTFHHVFKKSQGISPLQYQKKLQAKR, encoded by the coding sequence ATGAGTAAGTACATCGAGTTGGTTGAATATGACAGTCCGATTAATTTAAAAATGTTCGAGAATGAAAATACCTTAGCGAGTTTTCCACATTTTCATAAGGAAGTGGAAATCATCTATGTGAAAAAAGGCTGTGTTAATATTGCCTATCAAAATGAAATTATCGGTTTGAATGCATCAGAAATCGTCATTTTTCCTAGCGGCGCAACGCATTCATTTCTGTCATCACCTGATAGTGTACGCTATGTTTACCAGTTTGATTTGGCTATCTTTGATGAAAAGCTATTAGGTATTAGCCAATCACAATTAATCGCATTATTTGAAGTCAGTCAAACGTGTAGTAAGTTCTGGCCAAAAGCACTAGCTCAGACAGCAACAGACTTGCTGGATACCTTATTTGAGACAACACGATCCGATTCACTGGCCGTTGCTTACTTGCAGCTGGGCTATCTGATGCAGCTCATGGGTATATTTCTAGAGGAGTTACCACAAGGCATCGCTAGTAAGGCAATGCTCAACCATTCTGAAGTCAAATACAAGGAAGATCTAGTCCTGTTAAATAAAATATTTGACTATATTGAAACACACTTCCAAGAAGATATCACACTTGAAACGATTAGTGACTTGGTCGGCTTTAGTCCCTACTATTTCACGCGCTTCTTCAAGAAGCACATCGGTCAAACCTTTATTCAATTTCTAAGTGATTATCGGTTAGATCAAGCCAGATACATTTTGAGTCAGGAAAGGTTGCCCATGGTAGATGTCGCTGATAAAGCAGGGTTTTCAAGTGTGAAAACCTTCCATCATGTCTTCAAAAAGTCACAAGGCATCTCACCTTTGCAATACCAAAAGAAACTACAGGCAAAACGGTGA
- a CDS encoding Gfo/Idh/MocA family protein, whose amino-acid sequence MSLKIGIIGCGGIANGKHLPALSKLAIVELVAFCDLEVSRAEAAKKAFGTEDALVFTDYQDLLKLDLDAVHVLTPNVSHAPLTIAALEAGCHVMCEKPMAKTSKEAKAMIEAAKRTGKKLTIGYQNRFRTDSQYLHTICEAGELGEVYTAKAHAIRRRAVPTWGVFLDEAAQGGGPLIDIGTHALDLTLWMMDNYTPKYVVGNAYHKLSGTKNAANAWGPWDPEKFTVEDSAIGFVVMENGATIYLESSWAINSLDVKEAKTTLMGTKAGADMNNGLTINGEEHGLLYEKKIELETGGVDFYDGAGDDPAFNEAESWYDAIVNDTDPLVKPEQALVVTQILEGIYESAETGQPVFL is encoded by the coding sequence ATGAGCTTGAAAATTGGCATTATTGGGTGCGGTGGTATCGCAAATGGTAAACATTTACCAGCACTTTCAAAATTAGCTATCGTTGAATTAGTCGCTTTTTGTGACCTAGAAGTTTCCCGTGCTGAGGCAGCAAAAAAAGCATTTGGCACTGAGGACGCATTGGTCTTTACAGATTATCAAGACCTTTTAAAACTTGATTTAGATGCGGTTCATGTGCTAACGCCTAACGTGTCACATGCCCCATTGACAATTGCCGCTTTGGAAGCTGGCTGCCATGTTATGTGTGAAAAACCAATGGCCAAAACATCAAAAGAAGCTAAGGCGATGATTGAAGCAGCCAAAAGAACAGGAAAAAAGCTAACGATTGGCTATCAAAATCGCTTCAGAACAGATTCGCAATATCTACATACGATTTGTGAGGCGGGTGAGCTTGGTGAAGTTTATACAGCCAAAGCGCATGCTATCAGACGTCGCGCAGTCCCAACTTGGGGCGTCTTCCTTGATGAAGCAGCCCAAGGTGGCGGACCATTGATTGATATTGGAACACATGCCCTTGATTTAACGCTTTGGATGATGGACAACTACACTCCTAAATATGTGGTTGGTAATGCCTACCATAAATTATCTGGCACTAAAAATGCGGCTAATGCATGGGGCCCATGGGATCCAGAAAAATTTACAGTAGAAGACTCAGCGATTGGCTTTGTTGTCATGGAAAATGGTGCAACCATCTACCTTGAGTCAAGTTGGGCCATCAACTCATTAGATGTGAAAGAAGCAAAAACAACCCTGATGGGGACAAAAGCTGGTGCTGACATGAATAACGGCTTGACCATTAATGGTGAAGAACATGGCTTGCTCTACGAGAAAAAAATTGAGCTGGAAACTGGTGGTGTTGATTTCTACGATGGTGCTGGTGATGATCCTGCCTTTAATGAAGCTGAGAGCTGGTATGATGCAATTGTTAATGATACAGACCCACTCGTTAAACCCGAACAAGCATTAGTTGTCACACAAATACTAGAAGGTATCTATGAGTCAGCTGAAACTGGCCAACCCGTATTCTTATAA
- a CDS encoding ThuA domain-containing protein, translating into MIKVTIWNEYRHELVDPKVSSMYPKGIHGQLASFLQNEFEVITATLDQPEHGLTEAILANTDVLLWWGHIAHDEVSDSIVERVHQRVLEGMGLIVLHSGHFSKLFKKLMGTSCDLKWREDEQPCRIWNVNPGHPITQGIGDFIDLEMEEMYGEHFDIPAPDELVLVSWYPGGEIFRSGCVYKRGNGKIFYFQPGHETYPSYYDENVQRIIKNAVSFCTPTGNSYPSYGHFEKKEIKA; encoded by the coding sequence ATGATTAAAGTTACCATATGGAATGAATATCGACATGAATTAGTGGATCCCAAAGTGAGTAGCATGTACCCGAAAGGTATACATGGGCAGCTAGCCTCATTTTTACAAAATGAATTTGAGGTCATAACAGCAACCTTGGATCAGCCAGAACATGGTTTAACTGAAGCTATTCTAGCCAATACTGATGTCTTGCTCTGGTGGGGACATATCGCCCACGATGAGGTGTCAGATAGCATTGTCGAACGTGTCCATCAACGTGTCCTTGAAGGGATGGGGTTGATTGTGCTACATTCAGGTCATTTCTCCAAGCTATTCAAGAAATTGATGGGAACATCATGTGATTTGAAATGGCGAGAAGACGAACAACCTTGTCGTATCTGGAATGTTAATCCTGGACACCCGATTACACAGGGCATAGGTGACTTTATAGATCTGGAAATGGAAGAGATGTATGGCGAGCACTTTGATATTCCAGCACCTGACGAGTTGGTCCTAGTTAGCTGGTATCCTGGTGGTGAAATTTTCCGAAGTGGCTGTGTCTACAAACGTGGTAATGGGAAAATATTCTACTTCCAGCCAGGCCACGAAACATATCCGAGTTACTATGATGAAAATGTACAGCGTATCATCAAAAATGCCGTTTCGTTTTGTACACCGACAGGTAACAGCTATCCAAGCTATGGTCATTTTGAAAAAAAGGAGATTAAGGCATGA